The Algoriphagus halophilus sequence TAGTTGGAGTCGATATAACTCACCAGCTCTTTGGTGACAAAGGTTTCCCAATCGCCAACAGTAGCAGAACTTGCATACATGCTTCCTTTAAAGGTATTGAAAGCATTGGGCATCACCACAATCATCTCTTTGGAATTTCCATCTGATAGAGATTGCTCTATGACATTCTGAAGGTTGATCCAATGATCTTCCCATCCAAACCACTGGGAATCCGTGTCGGTAAATCCATGAAGCATGTAGAGAACAGGGAAGTACCGGTCAGGATCTGTTTGATAAGATGGAGGAAGATAGACTGTCACGTCCCGGTCTGCAGGGTCACCAATCAAGTTGCCTTCCAGTGCCTTGCTATGTACTTTGATTCGCTCTTTGGTTCCTTTTTGTGCCTGAACAACAGTTATTCCAAAGAATAGAAGAAAGATGAATAGAAAATTTCTTTTCATAGGTTAATGGGTTTAGGTCTCTAGTAAAAGTAGGTGAAAGTGAGAAGTTGTCCAATCGTTCTGTTTATGAATATGGTTCAATAGAGAGGATAACTTCCTGCCAGTAGGCTAGAAAATGGATTTCCAGCATCTGTTTGCGTCTATACAAACAGATGAAGAATTTGAATAGCCCCGGGTTTAATCCCGGGGCTATTAAGAAACCAAAATAGTTGACTCCCGCCCTGAAACATCTTTTGGAAATAATTTCATTTTTGCGGGAGAATTCCAGTGTCATGTCGACTGAAAGGAGAAATCTATTTTCTCTCGCAAAGCCGCGAAGAATGCAAAGTTTACAGCGAAGAAGATCAGTTTAGCAATAGCTCCTGAGCACCGAAATAAATAGCCCAAGGTTTTAACCTGGGGTAATGAATTACCATATATACCCCTCCCTAGCAAAGTTATTTTAGAGTTGAAAGCGCCAATGCGGGAGAAAGCCTGGCATTATGCCGAAAAATCCATCTGTTTAGAACAAAAAAAATGGCTATTTGAAGAAATAGCCATTTTTAAATTTTTAATCAAAACATGTTATTCCATAGGAGGGAGCAATACCTGATCAATTCCGTGGATCACTCCATTAACAGCATGAATATTTAAAGCCGAAGGGATTAATGCACTATCATTTATTTGAAAGTTAGCTAAATCCACTGTCAACATTTCGCCTTCTAGGAGAGTTGGCAAGCTGGCATCTTGTCTCAAGTCTTGTGAGAAAGCTCTTGAAGGAACTACGTGATATTGTAATACATCAGTTAAAAGGTCCAATGGAATATCATCTATTCCATTCACTCCCAAAGTCTGATACAAATCCTCAAATGCAGCATCCGTTGGCGCAAATACAGTCAAATTATCCATCGCATCTCCACTGAAATTTTCTACTAATCCTGCTCTATTCAGTGCAGCAAGCAGCTGGGTGAATTCAGGTTCGGTTGCAGTACTATTGGCAACTGCAATTTCAGCGATGGATTCGCTTGGTGGAATGATCACTTGGTCCAATGCATGGATTATCCCATTGGTTGCTCCAATATCTGTTGAAATGATTTTTGCCCTTCCGTTGATCCAAAGATCTCCGGATGGATCCTCACTTACATAAAACTGGCTTTCATTTAGAGTTGTTAAAGAACCTGGTTCCACATCGAAAGAATTTATTTCTCCGGATATCACATGATAGGTCAGAATATTTTCCAGATCAGGATTTGCTAATAATTCGCTAGCAGTCAAGTTATTTGCAGTGAGAAAAGCCTCGAAGCCTTCATCTATTGGGGCGAAAACAGTAAAAGGGCCTCCTACAGACAAATCATCTTCCAATTCCGCTTCCTGTATTGCTGAAACCAAGATTTCAAAATTTGGACTTGCAGCTGCTATTTCCACCAGATTTTCTGGAGTAAGGGGCATTGGTTCATTGTCGTCGCAAGAAGTAAGTGTCAAAGTTGTGCCGATAACGAGTGCTAAGGCAAGTAGTGTTCGTGGAAAAATTTTTGATAACATCATAAATTTGTCAGTTAGTTAAATAAGTTGGTTTAATTATTACAACTGACCTAAAATAAAAATGTTAGGTAATTAACTAAGATTCCTATTATCCGACAATGGATTCTAAAAATAATGAAAGCTTCTTTGTTTACTATGCTTAAACGAAGTCTAGAATCACCCTTTTGATGTTGATTAATCTGTTTCTACAATAAGAAAGTTAAATCCCTTAACCTATATCTGAACCTTTGCTGAGTAGTCATATTTTAGTGACAAATTCCTTTAGGAGGAACTGTTTTTCGAAGAGATTTTTGATTTTTAACCGCAAAGAGGCGAATCGCGAAAAGGATACGCTAAGAAGATTAGTTTAGCAATAGCTCCAGAGCAACGAAATAAATAGCCCCAGGTTTTAACCTGAGGTAAAGAATTAACATAAATCCCTCTCCCGCGCATAATCATTTTAGGAATTAAAAGCGGTATGCGGGAGGATAACCACGAGCCTTATCAGTAGCATTTTTTTATTTCCTTACCTGTTTGTATCTCCAAACAAAAATGGAATGTGAGTGAAGACACTCTCATGGGCAAAAAAAACAAACCATGTAATAGATACATAAAGGATATTAAACCCCCACACTCTCCTTAAATAAGGATATTACCAGCTCT is a genomic window containing:
- a CDS encoding fasciclin domain-containing protein gives rise to the protein MMLSKIFPRTLLALALVIGTTLTLTSCDDNEPMPLTPENLVEIAAASPNFEILVSAIQEAELEDDLSVGGPFTVFAPIDEGFEAFLTANNLTASELLANPDLENILTYHVISGEINSFDVEPGSLTTLNESQFYVSEDPSGDLWINGRAKIISTDIGATNGIIHALDQVIIPPSESIAEIAVANSTATEPEFTQLLAALNRAGLVENFSGDAMDNLTVFAPTDAAFEDLYQTLGVNGIDDIPLDLLTDVLQYHVVPSRAFSQDLRQDASLPTLLEGEMLTVDLANFQINDSALIPSALNIHAVNGVIHGIDQVLLPPME